Within Fusobacterium gonidiaformans ATCC 25563, the genomic segment TGGCTGGAGTAGGAAGAAACCAATTTCCAATGGCGGCTTTAGCAATTGTTATGGGAGGACATGTTAGAGTTGGATTTGAGGACAATGTCTTTATTGACAAAGGTGTTTTAGCAAAATCCAATGGAGAATTAGTAGAAAGAGTTGTAAGAATGGCAAAAGAATTAGGAAGAGAAATTGCCACTCCTGCAGAAGCAAGAAGAATTTTAGGATTAACAAAATAAATAATCAAAGTATAGGAGGAAAACAATGAAAAAAGGATGTAAATACGGAACTCACAGAGTTATAGAACCATTAGGAGTATTACCTCAACCGGCAAAAAAGATTTCTAATGATATGGAATTATATTCCAATGAAATTTTAATTGATGTTATCGCATTGAATATCGATTCTGCTTCTTTCACACAAATTGAAGAAGAAGCTCACGGAGATGTTGAAAAAATTAAAGCTAAAATCCTTGAAATCGTAGGAGAAAAAGGAAAAATGCAAAATCCGGTGACAGGTTCAGGTGGAATGTTAATTGGAACAATTGAAAAAATTGGAGAAGATTTAGTAGGAGTTACTCCATTAAAAGTAGGAGATAAAATTGCTACTCTAGTATCTTTATCATTGACTCCATTAAAAATAGAAGAAATTACTGCAATTCATCCAGAAATTGATAGAGTAGAAATCAAAGGAAAAGCTATTTTATTTGAAAGTGGAATCTATGCAGTGTTACCAGAAGATATGCCGGAAAATTTAGCATTGGCTGCTTTGGACGTTGCAGGAGCACCAGCTCAAATTGCAAAATTAGTAAAACCTTGCCAATCAGTAGCTATTTTAGGGTCTGCCGGAAAATCAGGAATGCTTTGTGCTTATGAAGCAGTAAAAAGAGTAGGACCTACAGGAAATGTAATTGGTGTTGTTAGAAACGAAAAAGAAAAAGCTTTATTAGAAAGAGTTAGTAGCAAAGTAAAAGTTGTGATTGCAGATGCTACAAAACCTATTGATGTATTAAATGCTGTTTTAGCAGCAAATGATGGAAAAGAAGTTGATGTCGCTGTAAACTGTGTAAACGTAGCAAATACAGAAATGTCTACTATCTTACCTGTAAAAGATTATGGAATCGCTTATTTCTTCTCTATGGCAACTGGATTTACAAAAGCTGCATTAGGAGCAGAAGGAGTAGGAAAAGATATTACTATGATTGTTGGAAATGGATATACTCATGACCACGCTGCAATTACTTTAGAAGAATTAAGAGAAAGTGCAGTATTGAGAGAAATCTTTAATGAATTATATCTTTAAGATATAAAGTAGAAATTATATGGTTGTAAAAGAGTTGTAAAAATGAAAATAAGGAGATGAGAATATGAACACTGTAAATACTCGAGCAAAATTTTTCCCAAATGTAACAGACGAACAATGGAACGATTGGAAATGGCAAGTACGAAACAGAATTGAAACTTTGGATGATTTAAAACAATTTGCAAATTTAAGTGATGAAGAATCTGAAGGAGTAGT encodes:
- the kdd gene encoding L-erythro-3,5-diaminohexanoate dehydrogenase; translated protein: MKKGCKYGTHRVIEPLGVLPQPAKKISNDMELYSNEILIDVIALNIDSASFTQIEEEAHGDVEKIKAKILEIVGEKGKMQNPVTGSGGMLIGTIEKIGEDLVGVTPLKVGDKIATLVSLSLTPLKIEEITAIHPEIDRVEIKGKAILFESGIYAVLPEDMPENLALAALDVAGAPAQIAKLVKPCQSVAILGSAGKSGMLCAYEAVKRVGPTGNVIGVVRNEKEKALLERVSSKVKVVIADATKPIDVLNAVLAANDGKEVDVAVNCVNVANTEMSTILPVKDYGIAYFFSMATGFTKAALGAEGVGKDITMIVGNGYTHDHAAITLEELRESAVLREIFNELYL